A region of Rhodoferax potami DNA encodes the following proteins:
- a CDS encoding DUF2256 domain-containing protein has product MRKKSDLPSKQCATCGLPFQWRKKWEKVWAEVKYCSERCKRGGR; this is encoded by the coding sequence ATGCGAAAGAAAAGTGATCTGCCATCCAAGCAGTGTGCGACCTGTGGCCTGCCGTTTCAATGGAGAAAAAAATGGGAAAAGGTCTGGGCGGAAGTGAAGTACTGCTCTGAGCGCTGCAAGCGCGGCGGGCGGTGA
- a CDS encoding DASH family cryptochrome gives MTPSVPLVYWFRSDLRLRDNPAWVQACALNQQLLAVVFEPHIASTEQRWGCLQPGAHRLAWWHANVRALQLELAQHGVTLLVLRGKAVEVLQTVANKVGAVAIHCEEIAAPYERAEVQALQHAGFEVHPHWGSTLFEEQQLPFAVDELPAVFSQFRNLVERARTPVPVPVPLAAPQHVHGFSIASETAASFAPWAARPPAEQLCMDARSAFIWGGETGSAVRAGNAGAHAYLDAYFSSDRVAQYKATRNGLIGMAYSSKWSPWLAVGAVSAREIWEALRTYEQRQGANDGSYWLWFELLWREYFRWLHKQYGDALYRRRGLSEIARPVVATKHQRTFAHWTQGRTGCELVDAGMRELAESGYSSNRMRQILASYWIYDLSGDWRAGAAWFEANLLDYDVYSNQGNWLYIAGLGTDPRGGRRFNVAKQTADHDADGQYRNLWSASP, from the coding sequence ATGACTCCTTCTGTGCCTCTTGTTTATTGGTTTCGCAGCGATTTGCGGCTGCGCGATAACCCTGCATGGGTCCAAGCCTGTGCCTTGAATCAGCAGCTGTTGGCTGTCGTGTTCGAGCCGCACATAGCCTCGACGGAGCAACGTTGGGGTTGCTTGCAACCTGGGGCCCACCGGCTCGCGTGGTGGCACGCCAATGTGCGGGCTTTGCAGCTGGAGCTTGCGCAGCACGGCGTAACGCTGTTGGTGTTGCGGGGCAAGGCTGTCGAGGTTTTACAAACTGTCGCCAACAAGGTCGGGGCAGTGGCCATCCACTGCGAAGAGATTGCCGCGCCCTATGAGCGCGCAGAGGTGCAAGCGTTACAACACGCCGGCTTTGAAGTACACCCCCATTGGGGTAGTACCTTGTTTGAAGAGCAGCAACTCCCTTTTGCCGTGGACGAGTTGCCTGCTGTTTTCAGCCAATTCCGCAATTTGGTGGAGCGTGCCCGCACGCCGGTGCCTGTGCCTGTGCCTTTGGCAGCCCCGCAGCATGTCCATGGTTTCTCCATAGCTTCAGAAACAGCGGCGTCATTTGCGCCATGGGCTGCAAGACCCCCTGCGGAGCAGCTCTGTATGGACGCCCGTTCTGCATTTATTTGGGGCGGGGAGACTGGCTCAGCCGTACGAGCCGGGAATGCGGGTGCGCACGCCTATCTCGATGCGTATTTTTCCTCAGATCGGGTGGCGCAATACAAGGCCACACGCAATGGCTTGATCGGGATGGCGTACTCCAGCAAGTGGTCTCCCTGGCTGGCTGTAGGCGCGGTGTCGGCTCGAGAGATTTGGGAGGCTTTGCGAACCTATGAGCAGCGCCAAGGCGCAAACGACGGCAGCTATTGGCTCTGGTTTGAGTTGCTATGGCGTGAGTATTTCCGGTGGTTGCACAAGCAGTACGGCGACGCGCTGTACCGACGCCGCGGCTTGTCGGAAATAGCCCGGCCGGTGGTCGCTACCAAGCATCAGCGCACTTTTGCGCATTGGACCCAAGGCCGCACCGGCTGCGAACTGGTCGATGCTGGAATGCGGGAATTGGCAGAGAGCGGCTATAGCTCCAACCGGATGCGTCAGATTCTGGCGAGCTATTGGATTTACGACCTTAGCGGAGACTGGCGTGCCGGCGCAGCCTGGTTCGAGGCGAACCTGTTGGACTATGACGTGTACTCCAACCAAGGGAATTGGCTCTACATCGCTGGCTTGGGTACCGACCCTCGAGGCGGGCGCAGGTTCAATGTGGCCAAGCAGACTGCAGACCATGACGCTGACGGGCAGTACCGGAATTTATGGAGTGCCTCGCCATGA
- a CDS encoding 16S rRNA pseudouridine(516) synthase encodes MQLQEILYTQGFGTRRVCAGLVQQGFVQVYMPEQGLAPVTITQAAMEFVAEGLRFRVQGVDWPYAERAYLILDKPAGTECSQKPSTYPSIYTLLPSPLRLRPQKAAVQGVQAVGRLDQDTTGMLLLTDDGKFIHRMSSPKHHVPKVYEVTVKHPLDEKQVSKLLSGVVLDDDPKPVRAAACEAVSEFHLRMTLTEGKYHQVKRMVAAVSNRVEGLHRSSIGSVSLPADLPPGGWRWLNADEIVAVQTKV; translated from the coding sequence ATGCAGTTACAGGAAATACTCTATACCCAAGGGTTTGGCACCCGCCGTGTGTGTGCTGGTTTGGTCCAACAAGGCTTTGTGCAGGTTTATATGCCGGAACAAGGCCTGGCTCCCGTCACCATTACGCAAGCAGCTATGGAATTTGTAGCGGAAGGGTTGCGCTTCCGGGTGCAGGGCGTCGACTGGCCCTACGCTGAACGCGCCTATTTGATACTCGACAAGCCGGCCGGCACCGAGTGCTCGCAAAAGCCCTCGACCTACCCCAGCATTTACACCTTGCTCCCCAGTCCGCTGCGCTTGCGGCCGCAAAAGGCAGCGGTGCAGGGCGTTCAGGCCGTGGGTCGGCTGGATCAAGACACTACCGGCATGCTTTTATTGACCGACGATGGCAAATTCATTCACCGGATGAGTTCACCCAAGCACCATGTCCCCAAGGTGTATGAAGTGACGGTCAAGCATCCGCTCGATGAAAAGCAGGTCAGCAAGCTTTTGAGTGGTGTGGTGCTGGATGACGACCCCAAGCCCGTCCGAGCTGCCGCTTGCGAAGCGGTTAGTGAATTCCATCTGCGCATGACCCTCACCGAGGGCAAATACCACCAAGTGAAGCGCATGGTGGCCGCTGTCAGCAATCGGGTGGAGGGCTTGCATCGCTCCAGCATCGGCAGCGTGTCGCTGCCTGCGGACTTGCCCCCCGGCGGCTGGCGTTGGCTCAATGCCGACGAAATCGTGGCAGTGCAAACCAAGGTGTGA
- a CDS encoding EI24 domain-containing protein, which yields MNAVLDAFWRSVAYCLHPKVILWSFLPLVLMVGVTAGLGYFYLDSLLSQVNLLLESMDWLQMLWSWLESMGAGKLKTVLVPLLVILVLTPLVVVACLLVVATLMTPMLVRLVAQRRFPLLDKQGSGSFLLSAGWALGSTVAALFALVVSLPLWLIPPLVLIIPPLIWGWLTYRVMAFDALSDFASRAERQELFKRYRWPLLAMGVFAGYLGAAPSLVWSFGFVAVALAPILVPVSIWLYTLLFAFSSLWFTHFGLKALQYLRAEQAAATKVPDMPLNVVDVEIL from the coding sequence ATGAACGCCGTCCTTGATGCTTTCTGGCGTTCCGTGGCTTATTGCCTGCACCCCAAAGTCATCTTGTGGTCGTTTCTGCCACTGGTCTTGATGGTGGGGGTGACGGCCGGGCTGGGGTATTTTTACCTTGACAGCCTGCTCAGCCAAGTGAACCTGCTGTTGGAGTCGATGGACTGGCTGCAAATGCTGTGGTCGTGGCTCGAATCCATGGGCGCCGGAAAGCTCAAGACCGTGTTGGTTCCGCTGCTGGTGATTCTGGTGCTTACGCCGCTCGTCGTGGTCGCCTGCTTATTGGTGGTGGCCACCTTGATGACCCCCATGCTGGTGCGCCTGGTCGCTCAGCGCCGCTTCCCCTTGCTCGACAAGCAAGGCTCCGGCTCTTTTCTGTTAAGCGCCGGATGGGCACTGGGCTCGACAGTGGCTGCATTGTTCGCCTTGGTGGTGTCGCTGCCACTGTGGTTGATTCCGCCGCTTGTGCTGATCATTCCACCCTTGATTTGGGGTTGGTTAACTTACAGGGTCATGGCTTTTGATGCGTTGTCCGACTTTGCCTCTCGTGCTGAGCGGCAAGAGCTATTCAAACGCTATCGCTGGCCTTTGCTGGCGATGGGCGTATTCGCAGGCTATCTCGGTGCGGCCCCTAGTCTGGTCTGGTCATTCGGGTTTGTCGCGGTCGCTTTGGCCCCTATTTTGGTTCCGGTGTCGATTTGGCTCTACACCCTGCTGTTCGCCTTTTCGTCGCTGTGGTTCACCCATTTCGGTCTGAAGGCCTTGCAATATTTGCGTGCAGAGCAAGCGGCTGCAACCAAGGTGCCAGACATGCCGCTGAATGTGGTTGACGTGGAGATCTTATGA
- a CDS encoding cryptochrome/photolyase family protein, whose translation MMQNTEVTHTVRLILGDQLNPLHSWFSDTDPQTLYLMMEMRQETDYVRHHAQKVIAIFAAMRAFATALRERGHRVHYLQINEADSQLPMVESLDAVMARTGASVLEYQEPDEWRLDALLKEHLAQAEASGSYSGRMVGSEHFYTERHQAQSMFKPGSRWLMETFYRQMRKRHAVLLDAKREPEGGQWNFDSENRKAWKGFPPEPEDFRPRHDHTLLWEQIQRAGVQTFGTPSAQSFRWPLDRAEALAQLETFATDVLPYFGDFQDALSGKARRLFHSLLSFALNTKMLSPQEVVERAARAWQGGGVPLPAAEGFIRQILGWREYVRAVYWAAMPGYEAHNFFDHQAELPDWFWTGKTHMACVSSAITQSLDMAHAHHIQRLMVIGNFALLAGLNPNALHQWYLGIYIDAFEWVELPNTVGMSQFADGGGLATKPYVSSAAYLDRMGDHCAGCRYDKKQKTTADACPFNALYWEFYDRHTRLLSHNPRIGMAYRQLEKMQPEEKEALFEKARSLRANLNAL comes from the coding sequence ATGATGCAAAACACTGAAGTGACACATACCGTCCGGCTGATTTTGGGCGACCAGCTCAACCCCTTGCACAGTTGGTTTTCTGACACCGACCCCCAAACCCTCTATCTGATGATGGAGATGCGCCAAGAGACCGACTATGTGCGCCACCATGCGCAAAAGGTGATTGCTATTTTTGCGGCCATGCGGGCGTTCGCAACTGCATTGCGGGAGCGCGGTCACCGTGTGCACTACCTTCAGATTAATGAGGCCGACAGTCAGTTGCCAATGGTAGAGAGTCTCGATGCCGTAATGGCCCGCACAGGCGCATCTGTGCTCGAGTACCAGGAGCCGGATGAGTGGCGATTAGATGCTCTGCTCAAGGAGCACTTGGCGCAAGCCGAGGCGTCGGGCAGCTATTCCGGGCGCATGGTCGGCAGCGAGCATTTTTATACCGAGCGTCATCAAGCGCAGTCCATGTTCAAGCCAGGCAGCCGTTGGCTGATGGAGACTTTTTATCGGCAAATGCGCAAACGCCATGCGGTCTTGTTGGACGCTAAACGGGAGCCCGAAGGTGGGCAGTGGAACTTTGACAGCGAAAACCGAAAGGCTTGGAAAGGCTTTCCCCCTGAGCCTGAAGACTTCCGGCCAAGGCACGATCACACCTTGCTTTGGGAGCAAATTCAACGAGCGGGGGTGCAAACCTTTGGCACCCCGTCGGCCCAGAGTTTCCGCTGGCCGCTAGACCGCGCAGAAGCGCTGGCGCAGTTAGAAACTTTTGCCACAGATGTGCTCCCGTACTTTGGCGATTTTCAGGATGCACTCAGCGGCAAAGCGCGGCGGCTGTTTCATTCGCTGCTCTCATTCGCGTTGAATACCAAAATGCTGTCACCACAAGAGGTCGTCGAGCGCGCTGCTCGCGCCTGGCAGGGGGGCGGGGTTCCCTTGCCTGCTGCAGAGGGTTTCATACGCCAGATCCTGGGCTGGCGTGAGTATGTCCGGGCGGTGTATTGGGCAGCGATGCCCGGCTATGAAGCGCACAACTTCTTTGACCATCAAGCGGAATTGCCTGACTGGTTCTGGACAGGCAAGACCCATATGGCGTGTGTGTCTTCGGCCATCACCCAATCCTTGGACATGGCGCACGCCCACCATATTCAGCGTTTGATGGTGATTGGTAACTTCGCGTTGCTGGCCGGTCTCAACCCCAATGCATTGCACCAGTGGTACCTGGGCATTTATATCGATGCCTTTGAATGGGTAGAACTACCCAACACGGTAGGCATGAGCCAGTTTGCGGATGGCGGCGGACTGGCCACCAAACCTTATGTGTCTAGTGCGGCGTATCTCGACCGCATGGGCGATCATTGCGCCGGTTGTCGCTACGACAAAAAGCAAAAAACCACGGCTGACGCGTGTCCGTTCAATGCCCTTTACTGGGAGTTCTACGATCGGCACACCCGACTGCTGAGCCATAACCCACGCATCGGGATGGCCTATCGGCAGCTCGAAAAGATGCAACCCGAGGAGAAAGAGGCGCTCTTCGAAAAAGCCCGGAGTCTGCGCGCCAACTTGAATGCGTTGTAG
- a CDS encoding cryptochrome/deoxyribodipyrimidine photo-lyase family protein encodes MSYSVVWFKKDLRLHDHAALQQALATGPVLCVFCVEPHLWRQADASTQHYRFVIECLRDLWSELRSVGLKLHVVTADAPDFLARLFAASPFIRLYSHQETGNGASFQRDIAVARWCRANGVAWHEVPQFGVQRGSANRDAWSRHWHGHMSLPQSTLPTASAHATVPLPWVEPPPPDALTLNLQQPDKPRRQAGGRAIGLQVLRSFIADRSRQYRGGISSPLRAVDACSRLSPYLTWGCLSVREVWQAVQYRRASEAPPAPKHLAGLNAFGSRLHWHCHFIQKLESEPGIEFHNMHRGYDGLRESEHKPEHFAALVSGRTGWPLVDACVAMLRETGWVNFRMRAMLVSVAAYPLWLHWRPVGEWLATEFLDYEPGIHWSQMQMQSGTTGINTARIYNPIKQARDQDPEGRFVREWLPAMRKVPDTWLFEPWRMPAEMQLRCGLRVGGPDADIPTPLVDLERATRLAKIRLFALRAQPEVKAAKAAIVRQHGSRTFVRKRAGKAPPVAVPAQLELL; translated from the coding sequence ATGTCGTACAGCGTAGTTTGGTTCAAAAAAGATCTCCGACTGCATGACCACGCTGCTTTGCAGCAGGCCCTGGCGACTGGCCCGGTCTTATGCGTCTTCTGCGTAGAGCCCCATCTGTGGCGCCAAGCGGATGCCTCAACCCAGCATTACCGGTTTGTGATCGAGTGTTTGCGCGATCTCTGGTCCGAACTTCGATCGGTGGGCCTGAAACTCCATGTGGTGACCGCAGATGCGCCAGATTTTCTGGCGCGACTTTTCGCGGCGTCGCCTTTCATAAGACTTTACTCCCACCAAGAAACAGGCAACGGCGCGAGTTTCCAGCGGGATATCGCCGTCGCTCGTTGGTGCCGCGCAAATGGAGTGGCGTGGCACGAGGTACCACAGTTCGGAGTTCAACGCGGTAGCGCCAACCGCGACGCTTGGAGTCGCCACTGGCATGGCCATATGAGCCTGCCGCAGTCGACTTTGCCCACTGCATCTGCGCACGCCACTGTGCCACTACCGTGGGTAGAGCCACCTCCGCCAGATGCTCTCACCCTGAACTTGCAGCAACCCGATAAGCCCCGTCGTCAAGCGGGCGGCCGTGCCATCGGGCTGCAGGTGCTGCGTAGTTTCATTGCGGACAGGAGCCGGCAATACCGCGGTGGAATCTCTTCGCCGCTCAGGGCTGTGGATGCTTGCTCCCGCTTGTCGCCCTACCTGACTTGGGGTTGCCTCAGTGTGCGCGAGGTGTGGCAAGCGGTGCAGTACCGCCGCGCCAGTGAAGCGCCACCAGCGCCCAAGCACCTTGCGGGGCTGAATGCGTTTGGCAGCCGTCTGCATTGGCATTGCCACTTCATTCAAAAGCTCGAGTCTGAGCCCGGCATCGAGTTTCACAACATGCACCGTGGGTACGACGGGCTGCGCGAGAGTGAACACAAGCCCGAGCATTTTGCGGCGCTTGTCTCCGGGCGCACTGGCTGGCCATTGGTGGATGCCTGTGTTGCGATGCTTCGCGAGACCGGCTGGGTCAATTTCCGGATGCGCGCGATGCTGGTGTCCGTCGCAGCGTATCCGCTGTGGTTGCATTGGCGTCCGGTGGGCGAGTGGTTGGCTACCGAGTTTTTGGACTACGAGCCGGGTATCCACTGGAGCCAAATGCAAATGCAGTCGGGCACCACGGGGATCAACACTGCGCGCATCTACAACCCAATTAAACAAGCACGCGACCAGGATCCTGAAGGCCGTTTCGTCCGTGAGTGGTTGCCGGCGATGCGCAAGGTGCCCGACACCTGGTTGTTTGAGCCCTGGCGGATGCCTGCGGAGATGCAACTGCGTTGCGGGCTCCGTGTGGGCGGTCCGGATGCGGACATTCCGACCCCATTGGTCGACTTGGAGCGCGCTACCCGGTTGGCAAAAATCCGCTTGTTTGCGCTGCGTGCGCAGCCGGAGGTTAAAGCTGCAAAAGCCGCCATTGTTCGACAGCACGGATCGAGGACGTTTGTTCGCAAACGGGCAGGAAAAGCGCCGCCGGTTGCGGTCCCTGCTCAATTGGAGTTGCTATGA
- a CDS encoding DUF3369 domain-containing protein yields MTDDLVFSDEQEAEQTHSHTAKPWQVLVVDDEPAVHEVTKLVMSDFEMDGRRLEFTHCYSAAEARTLLGQRNDIALILLDVVMESEHAGLDLAKYIREDLGNLNVRIVLRTGQPGQAPEEQVIRDYDINDYKEKTDLTRRKLITVFYAGLRAYRDLMRLENARRGLVRSIEAISEVGDSHNLRSFASAVLSQLNHLLDLQGEGLCASRLSAYTANAGHGKLKVLAATDAFSELMLEDEVENLPEVVKTAILQSLGEKVSRHGERYYAGYFRTKAGSESLIYMEFPEPITSQARELLELFSRNVASTYDSLLLREETQSTQRDTIATLGGAIERRGTESARHIERVGELAALLARASGCSDAEIEMIRVASTLHDVGKAGIPDQILGKPGPLSAEEWAVMRTHPTLGHTLLSRSSSRLHAMGAQIAQEHHERWDGSGYPAGLKGNEISLVGRIAALADVLDSLVSASPYKPAWDLHQALDYVFHEQGKHFDPELVQRLQDQVEAVKALYQQP; encoded by the coding sequence ATGACAGATGATTTGGTTTTCAGCGATGAACAAGAGGCAGAGCAGACGCACAGCCACACAGCCAAGCCTTGGCAGGTTCTGGTGGTGGACGATGAACCTGCGGTTCACGAGGTCACCAAGCTGGTCATGTCCGATTTCGAAATGGATGGACGACGGCTGGAATTCACCCATTGCTACAGCGCCGCCGAAGCCCGCACCTTGCTGGGCCAGCGCAACGATATTGCCCTGATCTTGCTGGATGTGGTGATGGAGTCTGAGCACGCAGGCCTGGACCTCGCCAAATACATTCGCGAGGACTTGGGCAACCTGAATGTGCGCATCGTGCTGCGCACCGGTCAACCCGGCCAGGCCCCCGAAGAACAGGTCATCCGCGATTACGACATCAACGACTACAAAGAAAAAACCGACCTAACCCGTCGCAAGTTGATTACTGTCTTTTACGCGGGTTTAAGGGCTTATCGGGACTTGATGCGACTTGAAAATGCACGAAGGGGCTTGGTGCGGTCGATAGAAGCCATCAGCGAGGTGGGCGACTCCCACAATTTGCGCAGCTTCGCATCTGCCGTTCTTTCGCAGTTAAACCACCTTTTGGATCTGCAGGGCGAAGGCTTGTGCGCCAGTCGCTTGTCGGCCTACACCGCCAACGCAGGGCATGGCAAGCTGAAGGTACTCGCAGCAACAGATGCATTTTCAGAGCTGATGCTGGAAGATGAAGTAGAAAACCTGCCAGAAGTCGTAAAAACAGCCATATTGCAGTCGCTGGGCGAAAAAGTGAGCCGCCATGGTGAGCGCTATTACGCAGGCTACTTTCGAACCAAGGCAGGCAGCGAGAGCTTGATTTACATGGAGTTTCCGGAGCCGATCACTAGTCAGGCGCGCGAACTGCTCGAACTCTTTTCACGCAATGTAGCCAGCACTTACGACAGCCTGCTGCTGCGGGAAGAAACCCAAAGCACCCAACGGGACACGATCGCCACCTTGGGTGGCGCCATTGAGCGCCGGGGCACAGAGAGCGCCCGCCACATAGAGCGCGTGGGGGAGCTGGCGGCCCTGCTCGCCCGCGCCAGTGGTTGCAGCGATGCGGAGATCGAGATGATCCGGGTCGCCTCGACACTGCATGACGTGGGCAAAGCGGGTATCCCTGATCAGATTTTGGGCAAGCCCGGTCCGCTTTCGGCGGAGGAATGGGCGGTGATGCGAACACATCCGACCCTAGGGCACACCTTGCTCTCCCGATCGAGCTCGCGCTTGCATGCCATGGGGGCCCAAATCGCCCAAGAACACCACGAGCGGTGGGACGGAAGCGGCTACCCGGCCGGCTTGAAAGGAAACGAGATCAGCCTGGTGGGCCGGATTGCAGCCCTGGCTGATGTGTTGGACTCGCTCGTATCTGCCAGCCCCTACAAACCGGCCTGGGATCTCCATCAGGCTTTGGACTATGTGTTCCACGAACAAGGCAAACACTTCGATCCGGAATTGGTGCAGCGGCTCCAAGACCAGGTGGAAGCCGTCAAAGCGCTTTACCAGCAGCCCTGA